Proteins from a genomic interval of Nitrosomonas sp.:
- the acs gene encoding acetate--CoA ligase has protein sequence MATIESILHEKRVFPPGDEFVQHANVSGLEAYQALCNEAQQDYSAFWARLARHHIDWHTPFTRVLDETDAPFYKWFDDGQLNVSWNCLDRHLATNGNKTAIIFESDEGVVARCSYRELHAQVCRFANGLKSLGVKTGDRVLIYMPMRIEAVVAMQACARIGAIHSVVFGGFSAKSVHERTIDAGACVIITADEQTRGGKQHALKATVDEALAMGGADCVHAVVVYRHTSATIAWNASRDHWWHELTENQSAECDPVWVSAEHPLFTLYTSGSTGKPKGVQHASAGYLLGAMVSMQWIFDFKPDDVFWCTADVGWITGHTYVAYGPLAMGGTQVIFEGVPTYPDAGRFWKIIQNHRVSIFYTAPTAIRSLIKLGADLPAQYDLSSLRLLGSVGEPINPEAWMWYYTVVGQSRCPIVDTWWQTETGSHMIAPTPGAIALKPGSCTFPLPGIDAAVVDEAGHAVPPGQGGFLVIKRPFPSQLRTLWNDPDRFRQTYFPQDIAGGRYYLAGDSAQRDNDGYFWIMGRTDDVLNVSGHRLGTMEIESALVANSLVAEAAVVGKPHEIKGEAIVAFVVLKGSRPQGEQAVEITATLRDWVAREIGPIARPDEIRFGDNLPKTRSGKIMRRLLRALARGESITQDTSTLENPAILEQLSQSTR, from the coding sequence ATGGCTACAATCGAATCCATTCTGCATGAAAAACGTGTGTTCCCACCCGGTGACGAGTTTGTCCAACACGCTAATGTTTCTGGTTTAGAGGCTTATCAGGCGTTATGTAATGAAGCACAGCAGGATTATTCGGCGTTCTGGGCAAGACTGGCACGGCATCATATCGATTGGCATACTCCATTCACGCGCGTATTGGATGAAACTGACGCGCCATTCTACAAATGGTTCGACGATGGCCAACTCAATGTATCGTGGAATTGTCTGGATCGACATCTTGCCACGAATGGGAACAAAACCGCGATCATCTTCGAATCTGATGAGGGGGTAGTTGCGCGTTGCAGTTACCGGGAATTACATGCACAGGTCTGCCGGTTTGCCAATGGCCTGAAATCCCTTGGCGTCAAAACCGGTGACCGCGTGCTGATTTACATGCCGATGCGTATCGAGGCGGTGGTGGCCATGCAGGCATGTGCGCGCATTGGTGCGATTCATTCAGTGGTTTTCGGTGGTTTTTCGGCAAAAAGTGTGCATGAGCGCACGATTGACGCAGGTGCCTGCGTCATTATCACAGCAGACGAGCAAACACGTGGTGGCAAGCAGCATGCACTGAAAGCAACGGTTGATGAGGCGCTGGCGATGGGTGGCGCTGATTGTGTACATGCCGTCGTCGTTTATCGCCACACCAGCGCCACGATTGCATGGAATGCGTCTCGCGACCACTGGTGGCACGAGCTGACGGAGAATCAATCTGCCGAATGCGACCCCGTGTGGGTCAGCGCCGAACATCCCTTGTTTACCCTGTATACCTCGGGTTCGACCGGCAAGCCCAAAGGCGTGCAGCACGCCTCGGCGGGTTATCTGCTGGGCGCGATGGTCAGCATGCAATGGATTTTTGATTTCAAGCCAGACGATGTATTCTGGTGCACAGCGGATGTCGGCTGGATTACCGGTCATACCTATGTTGCTTATGGCCCGCTGGCGATGGGCGGGACACAGGTCATCTTCGAGGGCGTGCCCACCTACCCCGATGCGGGGCGCTTCTGGAAAATCATCCAGAATCATCGCGTTTCAATCTTTTACACCGCACCCACTGCCATTCGCTCGCTGATCAAGCTGGGGGCGGATTTACCTGCGCAGTATGATTTGTCATCCCTGCGGTTGCTGGGTTCGGTGGGAGAGCCGATCAACCCGGAGGCATGGATGTGGTATTACACAGTAGTGGGTCAGTCGCGCTGTCCGATTGTCGATACCTGGTGGCAAACCGAGACGGGCAGTCACATGATTGCGCCAACACCGGGGGCGATTGCGCTCAAACCGGGTTCCTGCACCTTTCCGTTACCCGGCATCGATGCTGCCGTGGTCGATGAGGCGGGGCATGCTGTTCCGCCTGGGCAAGGCGGTTTTCTGGTGATCAAACGCCCTTTCCCCTCGCAATTGCGCACCTTGTGGAATGATCCGGATCGCTTCAGGCAGACTTATTTCCCGCAGGATATTGCTGGTGGCCGCTACTACCTCGCAGGGGATTCCGCGCAACGCGATAATGATGGCTATTTCTGGATTATGGGGCGTACTGATGATGTGCTGAATGTTTCCGGTCACAGATTGGGCACGATGGAGATCGAATCAGCGCTGGTTGCCAATTCACTGGTCGCGGAAGCCGCCGTTGTCGGCAAACCCCATGAAATCAAGGGGGAAGCAATCGTCGCATTCGTGGTGCTGAAGGGCAGTCGGCCTCAGGGAGAGCAAGCTGTCGAGATTACAGCCACGCTGCGTGACTGGGTTGCCAGGGAAATTGGCCCGATTGCCCGTCCCGATGAAATTCGTTTCGGTGACAATCTGCCAAAAACCCGCTCCGGAAAAATTATGCGGCGGTTGCTGCGTGCTTTGGCCAGAGGGGAGAGCATTACTCAGGACACATCCACGCTGGAAAATCCAGCCATACTCGAACAACTCAGTCAATCAACACGCTAA
- the prsT gene encoding PEP-CTERM system TPR-repeat protein PrsT — MNQPDKTSMQAKLGTTSALILIAVLILSACGQSKDAQALVAEAKQHQQKGDDKAAIIQLKNALQLSPDDAEIRFLLGALHNKEGNIQAAEKELSQALRLGMDATKVLPELGQTWLGTGQFQKLLDETDKLDNLENQVDLLVLRGNALLALGKFQEAKEMFEQVLKDNSGQVDALIGMARYSLTQNNLEAAMNFTDDAVTRNPQNSDAALFKGDLLRAQGRTAEALTLYEKVISLQPDAVAAYINRATILIGDKKFETAQADLKTALKLSPGSLAVSYAQALLDFSQNKHEAAREMLQQILSAAPGHMPSVLLMGATQFALGSYAQAHQQVETYLKSIPNNLYAIKLMASIQLKNNQAKQAVVTLTPALNAAQQDPQLLALAGEAYMRAGDFTKATEYFEKADALIPNNAELHTAMAMSKLAQGDSKSAIADLEMATQLDSESGRAGVMLAMTHLQRKEYDKALEAVAALQANQPNNPLFHNLQGGIYLGQQNLAKARASFNQAVTLQADYFPAIVNLTRLDMQENNPSAARARLTAVLQKDKKHLQAMQTLAGIALAQGDNDVATRWMEQASEANPDNLAAALQLGLHYLRVDQPKKSLALAKKLQIAHGENLSVIELLARASLGNNDKEAALDNFQKLAARMPDSAPAQLQLAQLYVAMQDNKAAEAALKKALTIQPDLVEAKIAQARLAAQAGHEDQALKITRGIQQQQNKLAVGFELEGDLLSQKDAAAAAKAYDKALTNQESSQLMIKLHEALTRSKNEKQAEKRINDWLKKHPTDAITRTYLAGIHLAKKQYDPAIKQYQAILAQHPEHAATLNNLAWIYQQQKNPAALEFAEKAHQQAPGAPAIMDTLGWILIEQGQAQRGVTLLEKAVSILPEAAEIRYHYAVGLSRAGDQSKARKELEHLLANEQPFPQREEARKLLDTL; from the coding sequence ATGAATCAGCCAGACAAAACCAGTATGCAGGCAAAACTTGGAACGACTTCAGCGCTAATACTAATTGCAGTTCTTATTCTTTCGGCATGCGGCCAGTCAAAGGATGCACAGGCATTGGTCGCCGAAGCAAAGCAGCACCAGCAAAAAGGAGATGATAAGGCAGCGATTATTCAGCTAAAAAATGCGTTACAGCTTAGCCCCGACGATGCGGAAATACGCTTTCTACTTGGCGCCCTCCATAACAAGGAAGGTAATATTCAAGCAGCCGAGAAAGAATTAAGTCAAGCGCTACGTCTTGGAATGGACGCCACCAAGGTGTTACCTGAATTAGGGCAAACCTGGCTAGGAACCGGGCAATTCCAGAAGCTGCTTGATGAAACTGATAAGCTGGACAATCTGGAAAACCAGGTAGATCTGCTGGTACTACGTGGCAATGCGTTACTGGCACTGGGAAAATTTCAGGAAGCCAAAGAAATGTTCGAACAGGTGCTGAAAGATAATTCTGGCCAGGTAGACGCCCTGATCGGCATGGCCCGATATTCGCTTACTCAGAATAATCTCGAAGCTGCCATGAACTTTACTGATGATGCCGTAACACGCAATCCGCAAAATAGTGATGCTGCCCTATTCAAGGGTGACCTGTTACGGGCACAGGGCAGGACTGCCGAAGCACTGACGCTCTATGAAAAAGTCATCTCGTTGCAACCAGATGCCGTAGCGGCCTATATTAATCGCGCAACTATTTTGATTGGCGACAAAAAATTTGAAACCGCCCAGGCAGATTTAAAAACCGCGCTCAAGCTCTCACCTGGAAGCCTGGCTGTCAGCTACGCACAAGCACTACTGGATTTCAGCCAGAACAAACATGAAGCTGCCCGGGAAATGCTGCAACAAATTCTCAGCGCGGCCCCGGGGCACATGCCGAGCGTCCTGTTAATGGGCGCGACACAATTCGCACTTGGATCGTATGCCCAGGCACACCAGCAAGTAGAAACCTACCTCAAGTCCATCCCTAACAACCTGTACGCCATCAAATTGATGGCGTCGATTCAGCTTAAAAACAATCAAGCCAAACAGGCGGTAGTCACACTGACTCCCGCACTCAATGCCGCACAACAGGATCCACAATTGCTCGCCCTGGCCGGCGAAGCCTACATGCGAGCCGGTGATTTCACCAAGGCAACCGAATATTTTGAAAAAGCCGATGCCTTAATTCCGAATAATGCCGAACTGCATACTGCCATGGCCATGAGCAAGCTGGCGCAAGGAGACAGTAAAAGTGCGATAGCCGACCTGGAAATGGCCACCCAGCTGGATAGCGAGTCTGGCCGGGCCGGAGTCATGCTGGCTATGACCCATTTACAACGTAAAGAATACGATAAAGCGCTGGAGGCTGTTGCTGCACTCCAGGCCAACCAACCTAACAACCCCTTGTTTCACAATTTACAGGGCGGCATTTATCTGGGTCAACAAAATCTGGCCAAGGCACGCGCCAGTTTTAACCAGGCAGTCACGTTACAGGCCGATTATTTTCCTGCTATCGTTAATCTGACCAGACTCGATATGCAGGAAAACAATCCCAGTGCGGCGCGCGCGCGCCTGACCGCCGTCTTGCAAAAAGACAAAAAACACTTACAGGCCATGCAAACGCTGGCTGGAATTGCCCTTGCACAAGGCGACAATGACGTGGCAACCCGCTGGATGGAACAGGCAAGTGAAGCCAATCCGGATAACCTGGCGGCTGCGTTGCAACTGGGACTGCACTATCTGCGTGTTGATCAACCCAAGAAATCGCTGGCACTCGCCAAAAAACTGCAGATCGCCCATGGTGAAAATCTCAGCGTTATAGAGTTACTGGCACGCGCATCCCTTGGCAATAATGACAAGGAAGCCGCGCTCGACAATTTCCAGAAACTTGCTGCACGTATGCCAGATTCCGCGCCTGCTCAACTACAACTGGCACAACTGTATGTTGCCATGCAGGATAACAAGGCGGCTGAAGCGGCACTTAAAAAAGCCCTGACAATCCAACCCGATCTGGTCGAAGCCAAAATTGCTCAGGCACGCCTCGCCGCCCAGGCTGGCCACGAAGATCAGGCGCTCAAAATCACACGGGGAATTCAGCAACAACAGAATAAGCTGGCAGTTGGATTCGAGCTGGAAGGAGATTTGTTGAGCCAGAAAGATGCCGCCGCTGCAGCCAAGGCTTATGACAAGGCATTGACAAATCAAGAAAGTAGTCAGTTAATGATCAAACTGCATGAAGCGCTGACGCGCAGTAAAAATGAAAAACAGGCTGAAAAACGTATCAATGATTGGCTCAAGAAACACCCGACAGATGCGATCACCCGCACCTATCTGGCGGGTATTCATCTTGCCAAAAAGCAATATGACCCGGCAATCAAGCAATATCAGGCCATTTTGGCACAGCATCCCGAACATGCCGCCACATTAAACAATCTGGCCTGGATTTATCAGCAACAGAAAAATCCGGCAGCCCTGGAATTTGCTGAAAAAGCCCATCAGCAGGCACCTGGTGCGCCAGCAATCATGGACACCCTTGGCTGGATTCTAATCGAGCAGGGACAAGCTCAGCGCGGCGTCACGCTACTGGAAAAAGCCGTTTCGATATTGCCGGAAGCTGCAGAAATCCGCTATCACTATGCAGTCGGCCTCAGTCGGGCCGGCGACCAATCCAAAGCGCGCAAGGAACTGGAACATCTGCTGGCAAACGAACAGCCTTTCCCACAACGGGAAGAAGCGCGCAAATTGCTGGATACACTCTGA
- a CDS encoding nucleotide sugar dehydrogenase has product MQIVAVVGLGYVGLPLAIEFGKKINTIGFDITQHKIDSYRCQSDPTGEVSSVEFAAAKQLTFTADPAELAHADFIIIAVPTPVDLAHQPDFTALKRASETVGKHMKKGATVIYESTVYPGATEEVCIPVLEKFSGMRWKTDFNVGYSPERINPGDKQHTLTTITKVVSGDSVESMERIARLYESVVSAGVHRASSIKVAEAAKVIENTQRDLNIALMNELAIIFDKLGIDTLETLKAAGTKWNFLPFRPGLVGGHCIGVDPYYLTHKAEMVGYMPQVILAGRRINDSMAKYVAEQTVKQIIKAGFNVKGAQVNVLGLTFKENCPDLRNSKIADVIRELQDYGVDVHVHDPIAERDEASHEYGVTLKSWEDLPRAHALIVAVAHQEFISKPQLELQTKLVEHGCFIDVKSQFDTDTLAQAGYHVWRL; this is encoded by the coding sequence ATGCAGATAGTCGCCGTGGTAGGACTGGGATATGTTGGATTACCCCTTGCTATCGAATTTGGTAAAAAAATCAATACGATTGGTTTTGATATCACTCAACATAAAATCGACAGTTATCGATGTCAGTCTGATCCTACCGGTGAAGTATCATCCGTTGAGTTTGCGGCGGCAAAACAGTTGACATTTACTGCTGATCCGGCAGAACTGGCACACGCAGATTTTATTATCATTGCCGTACCAACACCGGTAGATCTTGCGCACCAGCCCGATTTTACCGCATTGAAACGTGCCAGCGAGACGGTTGGTAAACACATGAAAAAGGGTGCAACTGTTATTTATGAGTCCACAGTTTATCCAGGTGCTACTGAAGAGGTCTGCATTCCGGTACTCGAAAAATTTTCTGGAATGCGCTGGAAGACAGATTTCAATGTTGGCTATTCGCCGGAGCGGATTAATCCTGGTGACAAACAGCATACATTGACTACGATCACCAAGGTGGTTTCTGGCGACTCCGTGGAATCGATGGAACGGATCGCAAGGCTTTATGAAAGTGTGGTTTCTGCGGGCGTTCACCGTGCTTCCAGTATTAAGGTTGCCGAAGCTGCCAAGGTGATCGAAAATACTCAACGTGACCTCAATATTGCGTTGATGAATGAGCTTGCCATTATTTTTGACAAATTGGGTATTGATACGCTGGAAACTCTGAAGGCAGCAGGAACTAAATGGAACTTCCTGCCCTTCAGGCCAGGTCTGGTAGGAGGGCACTGTATCGGCGTGGATCCCTATTACTTGACGCATAAAGCGGAAATGGTCGGTTACATGCCGCAGGTTATTCTTGCCGGTCGGCGTATCAATGATTCCATGGCTAAATATGTTGCGGAGCAAACTGTTAAACAGATCATTAAAGCGGGTTTCAACGTCAAAGGTGCGCAAGTCAATGTGCTTGGCTTGACGTTCAAGGAAAATTGCCCGGATCTAAGAAATTCAAAAATTGCTGATGTCATTCGTGAACTACAGGACTATGGCGTGGATGTGCATGTGCATGACCCGATCGCGGAGCGCGATGAAGCGAGTCATGAATATGGCGTTACGCTCAAGTCATGGGAAGATTTGCCAAGAGCCCATGCGCTGATTGTTGCGGTGGCGCATCAGGAATTTATCAGCAAACCACAACTGGAATTACAGACCAAGCTGGTTGAGCACGGCTGCTTCATCGATGTCAAATCGCAGTTTGATACAGACACCCTTGCGCAGGCCGGGTATCACGTTTGGCGGCTTTAA
- a CDS encoding NifU family protein, with protein sequence MPKIAEIEGTPNPNALKFILKEPLTWGIVRSYENAEQAEGDPLANALFEIDHITNVFYVDRWITITQDGEANWQDLARAVADPIRAAPAATAESAVAVAAANETLSNLSETDQQRLQKINILLDEEVRPFLQSDGGDLHILGLEENILRIHYQGACGTCPSSISGTLRGIEQLLRTIEPDLRVVAA encoded by the coding sequence ATGCCAAAAATTGCCGAAATTGAGGGAACACCCAATCCCAACGCACTGAAATTCATCCTGAAAGAACCCCTCACTTGGGGAATCGTTCGTTCTTATGAAAATGCCGAGCAGGCTGAGGGCGACCCCCTTGCAAATGCATTATTCGAAATTGATCATATTACCAATGTGTTCTATGTAGACCGCTGGATTACCATTACCCAGGATGGCGAGGCGAACTGGCAGGATTTGGCACGTGCTGTTGCTGATCCAATCCGGGCAGCGCCAGCAGCGACTGCAGAATCAGCAGTTGCAGTAGCAGCGGCAAACGAAACACTCTCCAATCTCAGTGAGACAGATCAACAACGACTGCAGAAGATTAATATCTTATTGGATGAAGAAGTCAGGCCATTTTTACAGAGTGATGGTGGTGATCTTCATATACTGGGGCTTGAGGAGAATATTTTGCGCATTCACTATCAAGGTGCCTGCGGGACTTGTCCGAGCTCAATCAGCGGCACACTGAGAGGAATAGAACAACTGCTGAGAACTATCGAACCGGATTTAAGAGTAGTGGCTGCATAA
- the tviC gene encoding Vi polysaccharide biosynthesis UDP-N-acetylglucosaminuronic acid C-4 epimerase TviC: MTNHYQQTQQHLLENRYHWLVTGVAGFIGSNILEALLKLNQRVTGLDNFATGYQHNLDQVKAAVTADAWSNFDFIRGDIRDLVSCQQACKNVDFVLHQAALGSVPRSIEDPILTNENNISGFVNMLVAARDAKVRRFVYAASSSTYGDHPDLPKVESVIGRPLSPYAVTKYVNELYADVFFRCYDTQSIGLRYFNIFGPRQDPEGAYAAVIPQWIAALIKNQSLYINGDGETSRDFCYVENAVQANMLAALATNDNAINQVYNIAVNARSSLNQLYAMMQTLLVDQFPHLRDHQPVYRDYRVGDVRHSQADISKAAQLLGYVPTHQVDQGLRQAMEWYIQHLS; this comes from the coding sequence ATGACAAATCATTATCAACAGACGCAACAACATCTTCTGGAAAACCGCTATCACTGGCTGGTGACGGGGGTTGCTGGTTTTATCGGTTCCAATATCCTGGAAGCATTGCTTAAATTGAATCAACGAGTAACCGGGCTGGATAATTTTGCAACCGGTTATCAGCATAATCTGGATCAGGTAAAAGCTGCAGTAACTGCGGATGCCTGGTCAAACTTCGATTTTATCAGGGGAGATATTCGCGATTTGGTATCTTGCCAGCAGGCTTGCAAGAATGTGGATTTCGTTTTACATCAGGCTGCGCTTGGGTCGGTTCCGCGATCAATAGAAGATCCCATTCTGACAAATGAGAACAATATCTCTGGATTTGTCAACATGCTGGTGGCTGCGCGCGATGCTAAAGTCAGACGCTTTGTCTATGCTGCGTCCAGCTCTACTTACGGTGATCATCCGGATTTGCCCAAAGTGGAATCAGTCATTGGACGCCCTCTTTCGCCTTACGCTGTTACCAAATATGTAAATGAATTGTATGCGGATGTATTTTTTCGTTGTTATGACACCCAATCGATCGGGTTGCGTTATTTCAATATTTTTGGCCCACGACAAGACCCGGAAGGTGCCTACGCGGCAGTCATTCCACAATGGATTGCTGCACTGATCAAGAACCAGTCACTTTATATTAATGGAGATGGCGAAACCAGTCGCGATTTCTGTTATGTGGAGAATGCGGTGCAAGCCAATATGTTGGCTGCGTTAGCAACGAATGATAACGCGATCAACCAGGTTTATAATATTGCTGTCAACGCTCGTTCCAGTCTTAATCAGCTTTACGCCATGATGCAGACTCTGCTGGTCGATCAGTTTCCACACTTGCGGGATCATCAGCCGGTTTATCGTGATTACCGCGTTGGCGATGTCAGGCACTCGCAAGCGGATATCAGTAAAGCCGCTCAATTATTGGGTTATGTCCCGACACATCAGGTTGATCAGGGGCTCAGGCAAGCAATGGAATGGTACATACAGCATTTATCTTGA